One window of the Sphaerochaeta associata genome contains the following:
- the murJ gene encoding murein biosynthesis integral membrane protein MurJ translates to MHDSTQSRRTARNSLLIMVCTLLSRLLGIIKARVLGSVFGATAIADVINFTFNIPNNFRKLFAEGAVNAALIPAFSSLLGRNEKHRCVRLFALLCTFQSLLLIPLVLVSYFYGDGLIAFLSDFDANQVRLGGRLLPFFMVYLATISLASIFNGVLQAHENFLHAYLSPLLFSICVIFGVWFLSDRYGAMSMAYSVLGGGLLQGSYSYLMVRRYEYRFKPMLRPQNAPFKEVLVAWALVSLGMGMQIITQMVSFLFASHLSEGSVTAFTNSTIFYQTPYGIFFNAISAVSLPLMSRAAASNNAPLLRTYTRNSLLSLLALLLPSSIILFFLSRESVSVVLQTGNYTLADATLTALVLRPYLVFMVFSAWYALMLRLGYSANRHALMTRIVFLQNLLDIALMWVFLKLGLDIVSLPLANGIAYTLGLFILFFLLRDLFPLTKEARFFKGLLRIVLANLPVLAFCIFYKNLGLQWHESGSSFANLAYLMLIGSAALGIMLLSYKIARIPLLSLLRSKKHGGNLQGDNLIHLD, encoded by the coding sequence TTGCACGATTCTACGCAAAGTAGAAGGACGGCGAGAAACAGTCTGCTGATCATGGTCTGCACTTTGCTCAGCAGACTATTGGGAATCATCAAAGCACGGGTGCTCGGCTCGGTGTTCGGGGCCACTGCGATTGCAGATGTAATAAACTTCACCTTCAATATTCCCAACAATTTTCGCAAACTTTTTGCCGAAGGGGCTGTCAATGCCGCCTTGATCCCTGCTTTCTCCTCCCTATTGGGTCGAAATGAGAAACATCGTTGTGTCCGACTGTTTGCACTGTTGTGTACATTCCAGAGCCTTTTGCTCATCCCACTGGTGCTGGTATCCTATTTCTATGGTGATGGCTTGATAGCATTTCTCAGCGACTTCGATGCGAACCAGGTTCGATTGGGAGGAAGGTTGCTTCCCTTCTTCATGGTATACCTGGCCACCATAAGTCTTGCTTCCATCTTCAACGGAGTATTGCAGGCGCACGAGAATTTCCTGCATGCCTACCTCTCTCCGTTGCTCTTTTCGATTTGTGTCATATTCGGGGTATGGTTTCTATCTGATCGGTACGGTGCGATGAGCATGGCCTATTCCGTACTTGGCGGAGGGCTTTTACAGGGTAGTTATTCATACCTGATGGTCAGGCGCTACGAATATCGGTTCAAACCGATGCTGAGACCGCAAAACGCTCCTTTCAAGGAAGTCTTGGTTGCATGGGCTTTGGTCTCCCTGGGTATGGGGATGCAGATTATCACCCAGATGGTAAGTTTCTTATTCGCTTCCCATTTGAGCGAAGGCAGCGTTACGGCCTTTACAAATTCCACGATTTTCTATCAAACACCGTATGGGATTTTCTTCAATGCCATCAGTGCGGTAAGCCTTCCCTTGATGAGCCGGGCAGCCGCTTCCAACAATGCTCCTTTATTGAGAACCTATACACGAAACTCACTGCTCAGCCTGTTGGCGCTTTTGCTGCCCAGCTCCATCATTCTCTTCTTTCTCAGCCGGGAAAGTGTCAGTGTAGTCCTGCAGACTGGCAACTATACACTCGCCGATGCAACGCTGACAGCCTTGGTGCTCAGGCCTTATCTGGTTTTCATGGTATTCAGCGCATGGTATGCCTTGATGCTGCGTCTTGGGTATAGTGCAAATCGTCACGCGCTTATGACTCGAATTGTTTTTTTGCAGAATCTGCTGGATATCGCCTTGATGTGGGTTTTCCTCAAGCTTGGTTTGGACATAGTATCGCTGCCGCTTGCCAACGGCATCGCCTACACCCTTGGCTTGTTCATATTGTTCTTTCTTTTGCGTGACTTGTTCCCGCTTACAAAGGAAGCCCGGTTTTTCAAGGGGCTTCTCAGAATCGTATTGGCAAATCTACCGGTTCTTGCATTTTGTATCTTCTATAAAAATCTGGGATTGCAATGGCATGAAAGCGGTTCAAGCTTTGCAAACCTTGCATATCTGATGCTCATTGGATCGGCCGCCCTGGGGATAATGCTCCTCTCCTACAAAATTGCACGCATTCCCCTGCTGTCACTGTTGCGTTCCAAGAAGCATGGCGGCAACCTGCAAGGCGACAACCTCATCCACCTTGACTGA
- the tgt gene encoding tRNA guanosine(34) transglycosylase Tgt, translating into MKIFQQLHQDTTSKARLGLLTLGHGQVETPVFMPVGTNGTVKGMFHEDVKKIGYSLILGNTYHLYLRPGLEVLSQFGGLHSFSNWDGNLLTDSGGFQVFSLSGLRKIGEKGVTFQSHIDGSKHVFTPESVVDTQKIIGSDIAMCLDVCTPPEINHRAATEAMHITHSWAKRALTHRKELGESFKGNLFGIVQGNFYEDLRKQSAEFFNEMDFPGIAIGGLSVGETSEQFVHYLQYTADLVTREKPRYVMGIGSPDYILEAVENGIDMFDCVLATRMARNGAVFTDDGVVTLKKAMHKFDQRPIEERCNCRACTQYSRAYMHHMVKTGEMLGGMLATEHNLTYFYRLMQQVRQAIRENRFASFKRDYLARFYAK; encoded by the coding sequence ATGAAGATATTTCAACAGTTGCACCAGGACACCACCAGCAAAGCCCGTCTAGGTCTTTTAACACTCGGACACGGCCAGGTGGAAACACCTGTTTTTATGCCGGTAGGCACAAATGGGACGGTAAAGGGCATGTTTCATGAGGATGTCAAGAAAATCGGGTACTCCTTGATCCTGGGAAATACCTACCACCTGTATTTGAGACCCGGCCTCGAAGTACTCTCACAATTCGGAGGACTGCACTCCTTTTCCAACTGGGATGGCAATCTTTTGACCGACAGCGGCGGATTTCAGGTGTTCAGTCTTTCAGGACTTAGAAAAATCGGGGAGAAGGGAGTAACCTTCCAAAGCCATATCGATGGGTCCAAACATGTATTCACCCCTGAAAGTGTAGTCGATACGCAGAAAATCATCGGATCGGACATTGCCATGTGCCTCGATGTCTGTACTCCACCAGAGATCAATCATCGTGCAGCGACCGAGGCGATGCATATCACCCATTCCTGGGCGAAACGGGCATTGACTCATCGGAAGGAGCTGGGAGAATCGTTCAAAGGCAATCTGTTCGGCATCGTACAAGGCAACTTCTATGAAGATCTGAGAAAACAAAGTGCCGAATTTTTCAATGAGATGGACTTTCCTGGCATCGCAATCGGTGGATTAAGTGTAGGGGAGACAAGCGAGCAATTCGTTCATTATCTGCAGTACACCGCCGATTTGGTCACCCGTGAAAAACCCAGGTATGTGATGGGCATCGGCAGTCCCGACTATATTCTGGAGGCTGTGGAGAACGGCATTGACATGTTCGACTGTGTGTTGGCTACCCGTATGGCCCGCAATGGTGCCGTATTCACCGATGACGGGGTAGTGACGCTTAAAAAGGCGATGCATAAGTTCGACCAGCGTCCCATCGAGGAGCGTTGTAATTGCCGTGCATGCACCCAGTACAGCCGTGCCTATATGCACCACATGGTCAAGACAGGAGAGATGCTCGGCGGCATGCTTGCCACCGAACACAACCTTACCTACTTTTACCGCCTCATGCAACAAGTCAGGCAGGCGATCAGGGAGAACAGATTTGCATCCTTCAAGAGAGACTACCTTGCACGATTCTACGCAAAGTAG
- a CDS encoding LptF/LptG family permease: protein MKLIDRYIIRTIALVASITLLLCTLMLLSVDLFANLDSYLTRSIPYPVIAKLTLLYAPEAVLFALGPSLLFSASFFLSQLQANNEMICLLGSGHSYKRIVIPILLLGIMFSALQFGFSEYVHIPLSKEREAQEDALFGLRSTYDNRNITLRDPEGTYVVHARQYSEKEKRLAQVMLVLIDEKGSLQSRIDAPWAYWEEEKGLWRLEQAREQAIDESSMLVNQTDHPALYVDAFTLHPSYFRNLSNDIKTMELRTAYHYLARIADLDPNRYPELATDFAKRILDSLTPLVMLFIACAISYKYKKNVLLFSIITSLGLAVIYYVVQMVTLIMAKQAVIGPLWGMVIPMIVIVCIALAERAAIR, encoded by the coding sequence ATGAAACTCATCGATCGATACATAATCCGTACCATTGCCTTGGTTGCATCAATCACCTTGCTGCTCTGTACCTTGATGTTGCTCAGCGTCGATCTTTTTGCAAACCTGGACTCTTACCTTACCCGTAGCATTCCCTATCCGGTTATTGCCAAATTGACGCTCCTCTATGCGCCTGAGGCGGTACTTTTTGCACTTGGTCCGTCTCTTTTGTTTTCAGCCTCCTTTTTCCTCTCTCAATTGCAGGCCAACAACGAAATGATCTGCCTGCTCGGCAGCGGACACTCCTACAAGAGAATCGTCATTCCCATTCTGCTTCTCGGCATTATGTTCTCCGCCCTCCAGTTCGGTTTCTCAGAATATGTCCATATTCCACTCAGCAAGGAACGGGAAGCACAGGAGGATGCACTCTTCGGCCTAAGAAGCACCTATGATAATCGCAATATCACCTTGCGTGATCCAGAAGGAACGTATGTCGTCCATGCCCGTCAATACAGCGAAAAGGAAAAGCGTCTGGCTCAAGTCATGCTGGTGCTTATTGATGAGAAGGGCTCGCTGCAATCACGCATCGATGCCCCATGGGCCTATTGGGAAGAGGAGAAGGGCCTGTGGAGATTGGAGCAGGCTCGAGAACAGGCGATTGATGAATCGAGCATGCTCGTCAACCAAACCGATCACCCTGCGTTGTATGTCGATGCGTTCACCCTCCATCCTTCATACTTCAGGAATCTCTCCAATGACATCAAGACCATGGAACTGAGGACGGCATACCACTACCTTGCAAGAATCGCAGACCTGGATCCCAATCGGTATCCCGAGCTTGCCACAGACTTTGCCAAGCGTATTTTGGACTCGCTCACTCCGCTGGTCATGTTGTTCATTGCATGCGCAATCAGTTATAAATACAAGAAGAATGTGTTGCTCTTCTCCATCATCACGAGCCTGGGTTTGGCGGTAATCTACTATGTAGTGCAAATGGTCACGCTGATCATGGCCAAGCAGGCGGTTATCGGCCCTTTGTGGGGTATGGTAATCCCCATGATTGTGATAGTATGCATTGCGCTGGCAGAACGAGCCGCAATACGATAG
- a CDS encoding LptF/LptG family permease: protein MASSARFSLVYRHIGREYLLSFLVAFFFFFFIFFINQILLIAQRILLKQVDYLAVLQLVMLSIPQFLLYTFPFSSLTASSMVIGDLSGNNEILAIRSSGISLKHVFIPIIVISLGFSLVTFFTADKALPWSTKKYRELYTELMRDLPTLELRANSTNTIADTVMVNKEVEGNTVHDIVLFETSSARQGQILSAPKAEVSLYDLQSFIYQLKLDDPLILKSESQSGWALSKAESAQFFLNFSGQIASIASALPSQLSVNELRQNIQTHKLALDEEKKRYEEKIRQAELSLAELVEQSKMDSLVPVSRIAELQLELERLEAQKPINFYYQYYRAELHKKFALSAACFMLVFLTFSLSFFRVKHGRLIGFGLSMLVAVLYWYLLFFAQMQIFSISVTPAFLIWSPNLIMFISGLLLLLHARRL, encoded by the coding sequence TTGGCTTCATCCGCTCGTTTTTCGCTAGTATACCGCCACATAGGAAGGGAGTATCTGCTCTCTTTTCTTGTGGCGTTCTTTTTCTTCTTTTTTATTTTTTTCATCAACCAGATTCTGCTCATAGCCCAACGCATCCTGCTCAAGCAGGTGGATTACCTTGCAGTACTACAGCTTGTCATGCTTTCCATCCCGCAATTTTTATTGTACACCTTTCCCTTCAGCTCGCTGACTGCGAGCAGCATGGTCATAGGAGACCTTTCAGGCAACAACGAGATTCTAGCCATTCGAAGCAGCGGTATCTCCCTCAAGCATGTATTCATCCCCATCATTGTCATTTCCTTGGGTTTCTCCCTTGTAACCTTCTTTACCGCTGATAAAGCACTGCCTTGGAGTACGAAGAAGTACCGTGAGTTGTACACCGAGCTGATGCGCGACCTTCCTACGCTGGAGCTGAGGGCCAACAGCACCAATACCATAGCCGATACAGTCATGGTCAACAAAGAAGTGGAGGGGAATACAGTCCATGACATCGTTCTCTTTGAAACATCCTCGGCACGACAAGGACAGATTCTCAGTGCACCGAAGGCAGAAGTCTCCCTGTACGATCTACAGTCCTTCATCTATCAGCTCAAGCTCGATGACCCTTTGATTCTCAAGAGCGAGTCACAAAGTGGCTGGGCCCTCTCCAAGGCTGAATCAGCCCAGTTTTTTCTCAACTTCTCCGGTCAGATCGCCAGCATCGCTTCAGCTCTCCCTTCACAGCTTTCCGTCAATGAGCTGAGACAGAACATCCAGACGCACAAGCTTGCCCTTGATGAGGAGAAGAAGCGGTATGAGGAAAAAATCAGACAAGCCGAACTCTCTCTTGCAGAATTGGTCGAACAATCAAAAATGGATTCCCTCGTTCCTGTCTCCCGGATCGCGGAGCTGCAACTAGAATTGGAGCGATTGGAAGCCCAAAAACCCATCAACTTCTATTATCAGTACTATCGTGCGGAACTGCATAAGAAGTTCGCCTTGAGCGCTGCTTGTTTCATGCTCGTCTTCCTTACATTCTCTCTCTCCTTCTTTCGTGTCAAACATGGCAGACTTATCGGCTTCGGTTTATCCATGTTGGTTGCAGTGCTCTACTGGTATCTCTTGTTTTTTGCACAGATGCAGATTTTCTCCATCTCAGTAACTCCAGCCTTCCTGATTTGGTCGCCCAATCTCATCATGTTCATCAGCGGATTATTGCTTTTGCTGCATGCGAGGCGTTTATGA